One genomic window of Halococcus sediminicola includes the following:
- a CDS encoding 30S ribosomal protein S17 — MALGLNVTEPETTCDDPNCPFHGTLSVRGGTVDGMVASTDMDRSVVVEREYDVTVPKYDRQMKRRSRTPAHAPDCLDLTVGDAVRIAETRPLSKTKAHVVVGKLDTTRDLGASSLSGPSDPDSEVDLSDIGSSDGSDEAEGES, encoded by the coding sequence ATGGCGTTAGGACTCAACGTAACGGAACCCGAGACGACCTGCGACGACCCGAACTGTCCGTTCCACGGGACGCTGTCCGTGCGCGGCGGGACGGTCGACGGCATGGTCGCCTCCACGGACATGGACAGATCGGTCGTCGTCGAACGCGAGTACGACGTCACCGTACCGAAATACGACCGACAGATGAAGCGACGGTCGCGCACGCCGGCCCACGCGCCGGACTGTCTCGACCTCACAGTGGGCGACGCGGTGCGCATCGCCGAGACGCGCCCGCTGTCGAAGACGAAGGCCCACGTCGTCGTCGGGAAACTCGATACGACGCGCGATCTGGGCGCGAGTAGTCTCTCTGGTCCATCCGACCCCGACAGCGAAGTCGACTTGAGCGACATCGGTTCGTCCGACGGGTCCGACGAAGCGGAGGGTGAGAGCTGA
- a CDS encoding 30S ribosomal protein S3, whose translation MATEQQFIEDGMQRTQIDEFFADELARAGYGGMDLAKTPMGTQIVLRAEKPGMVIGKGGKNIRKITSELESRFDLDDPQIDVQEVDEPDLNAQIVADRLGNALERGWYFRKAGHTTIDRIMDAGARGAEITLNGKVTGARSRNEKFNRGYIKHNGEPSQEIVDRGDGVAVMKLGTIGVTVKIIPPNADLPDDFRIHEDVDTESLVPEDIDEDEVEALLGEAEEPAAGPEESDSDEEFELTEEEGEATEVEEEEIVEEGVEAEEGAAETSPPESAETDIDEDLSEETEADAEAILDEMESADEDAGLTAIDGVGDAKAEALREAGFESVADIEEASEDDLAEAEGVGDAFAERIKEGASEIEEGEN comes from the coding sequence ATGGCGACCGAACAGCAGTTCATCGAGGACGGGATGCAACGCACCCAGATCGACGAGTTCTTCGCCGACGAGCTGGCCCGCGCGGGCTACGGCGGGATGGACCTCGCAAAAACCCCGATGGGCACACAGATCGTGCTCCGAGCGGAGAAACCGGGGATGGTCATCGGCAAGGGTGGCAAGAATATCCGGAAGATCACGAGCGAGCTCGAATCGCGTTTCGACCTCGACGACCCACAGATCGACGTCCAAGAAGTGGACGAACCCGACCTGAACGCCCAGATCGTCGCCGACCGACTCGGCAACGCTCTCGAACGTGGGTGGTACTTCCGGAAGGCCGGCCACACGACCATCGACCGCATCATGGACGCGGGCGCGCGCGGTGCCGAGATCACGCTGAACGGCAAAGTGACGGGCGCACGCTCGCGCAACGAGAAGTTCAACCGCGGCTACATCAAGCACAACGGCGAACCCTCACAGGAGATCGTCGACCGCGGCGACGGCGTCGCGGTGATGAAACTCGGGACCATCGGCGTCACGGTGAAGATCATTCCGCCGAACGCCGACCTGCCGGACGACTTCCGCATCCACGAGGATGTCGACACCGAGTCGCTCGTCCCCGAGGACATCGACGAAGACGAGGTCGAGGCGTTGCTCGGCGAGGCCGAGGAACCGGCCGCCGGCCCCGAGGAGTCGGACTCCGACGAGGAGTTCGAACTCACCGAAGAAGAAGGCGAAGCGACCGAGGTCGAAGAGGAAGAAATCGTCGAAGAGGGTGTCGAGGCCGAGGAAGGAGCGGCCGAAACGTCGCCGCCGGAGTCGGCCGAGACCGACATCGACGAGGACCTCTCGGAGGAGACCGAGGCCGACGCCGAGGCGATCCTCGACGAGATGGAGTCCGCAGACGAGGATGCGGGGCTGACAGCCATCGACGGCGTCGGCGACGCCAAAGCCGAGGCGCTGCGCGAGGCCGGGTTCGAGAGCGTCGCCGACATCGAGGAGGCCAGTGAGGACGACCTCGCCGAAGCCGAGGGCGTCGGCGACGCCTTCGCCGAGCGCATCAAAGAGGGTGCGAGCGAGATCGAGGAGGGCGAGAACTGA
- a CDS encoding 50S ribosomal protein L32e: MASSERDLTAIDGVGEETAEELRDAGFETVDDLREADQDELSEVEGIGTALAARIKADVEEIDVEESDEETPEELEDVSGVGEGKAEALREAGFESVADLERAEQSDLADVEGIGNALAARIKADVGGLEVDEETDTEVEDETPEAEAEDVETELRPRGLTEKTPDLDDEERRLLGERRRRSQPQFNRQDHHKKKRVSTSWRRPTGTLSKQRRGIKGKGAKVEAGYRTTKEMRGRHPSGFEEIHVENTDDLEGVDGDTHAVRIGSSVGGRKRERIEEQAEDDGIRVLNPTYVEVEVNENE, translated from the coding sequence GTGGCCAGTAGCGAACGCGACCTGACGGCCATCGACGGCGTCGGCGAGGAGACCGCCGAGGAGCTTCGAGACGCGGGCTTCGAGACGGTCGACGACCTGCGCGAAGCCGACCAGGACGAATTGAGCGAGGTCGAGGGTATCGGTACTGCCCTCGCCGCGCGCATCAAAGCCGACGTCGAGGAAATCGACGTCGAAGAGTCGGACGAAGAGACGCCCGAGGAACTCGAAGACGTCAGTGGCGTCGGCGAGGGGAAGGCCGAGGCGCTGCGCGAGGCCGGCTTCGAGTCGGTCGCGGACCTCGAACGCGCCGAGCAGTCCGACCTCGCGGACGTCGAGGGCATCGGCAACGCACTCGCCGCGCGCATCAAGGCCGACGTCGGTGGTCTCGAAGTCGACGAGGAGACCGACACCGAGGTCGAAGACGAGACGCCCGAAGCAGAGGCCGAGGACGTCGAGACGGAACTCCGCCCCCGGGGACTGACCGAGAAGACGCCGGACCTCGACGACGAGGAGCGGCGGCTGCTCGGCGAGCGCCGGCGACGGTCCCAGCCGCAGTTCAACCGGCAGGACCACCACAAGAAAAAGCGGGTTTCGACCTCGTGGCGCAGACCCACGGGGACGCTCTCGAAACAGCGCCGCGGCATCAAGGGCAAGGGCGCGAAAGTCGAGGCGGGCTACCGCACCACGAAGGAAATGCGCGGCCGACATCCAAGCGGGTTCGAGGAGATCCACGTGGAGAACACCGATGACCTGGAGGGTGTCGACGGTGACACCCACGCCGTGCGGATCGGTTCGTCCGTGGGTGGCCGCAAGCGCGAACGCATCGAGGAGCAGGCCGAAGACGACGGGATTCGGGTGCTCAACCCGACCTACGTCGAAGTGGAGGTGAACGAGAATGAGTGA
- the rpmC gene encoding 50S ribosomal protein L29, whose translation MAILHSAEIRDMTPAEREVEQEELETELLNSRAVQAAGGAPENPGRIKELRRTIARLKTIRREEGDLDESEEAS comes from the coding sequence ATGGCCATCCTCCACAGCGCCGAGATCCGCGACATGACGCCCGCAGAGCGCGAGGTCGAACAGGAGGAGTTGGAGACCGAGCTGCTCAACTCGCGGGCCGTGCAGGCCGCCGGTGGCGCGCCCGAGAATCCCGGTCGCATCAAGGAGCTACGGCGCACCATCGCCCGGCTGAAGACGATTCGCCGGGAAGAGGGCGACCTCGACGAGAGCGAGGAGGCGTCGTGA
- a CDS encoding 30S ribosomal protein S19, whose product MSSDYRTGREGEFTYRGHTMEELQEMDIDEVAELLPARKRRSIERGLSVEKEKLIAKAREKDDEETANDPIRTHLRDMPVLPEFVGKTFAVHNGQDFERVRVEPEMLGHYLGEFQLTRTSVEHGQAGIGATRSSKFVPLK is encoded by the coding sequence ATGAGTTCGGACTACAGAACCGGTCGCGAGGGCGAGTTCACCTACCGCGGCCACACGATGGAGGAGCTACAGGAGATGGACATCGATGAGGTCGCCGAGCTGCTACCGGCGCGCAAGCGCCGCAGCATCGAGCGCGGCCTCTCGGTCGAAAAGGAGAAACTCATCGCCAAAGCGCGGGAAAAAGACGACGAGGAGACGGCGAACGACCCGATCCGGACGCACCTGCGCGACATGCCGGTGTTGCCCGAGTTCGTCGGGAAGACGTTCGCCGTCCACAACGGGCAGGACTTCGAGCGCGTCCGCGTCGAGCCGGAGATGCTCGGCCACTACCTGGGCGAGTTCCAGCTCACCCGAACCTCGGTCGAGCACGGACAGGCGGGCATCGGTGCGACGCGCTCGTCGAAGTTCGTGCCGCTCAAATAG
- a CDS encoding 50S ribosomal protein L5 → MSETAGFHTMREPVVEKVVVHMGVGQGGRELANAEEILEAVTGQESVRTRAKATQPEFGIRQGDPIGAKVTLRGDDAEEFLATALELAPISRSQFDDTGNFSFGVAEHTEFPSQEYDPNTGIYGMDVTVNLVRPGNRINKRTKVTRKIPGRHRLDTEDAIAYLEAEYDMEVQ, encoded by the coding sequence ATGAGCGAGACCGCCGGGTTCCACACGATGCGCGAACCCGTCGTCGAGAAGGTCGTCGTCCACATGGGCGTCGGCCAGGGTGGACGCGAACTCGCCAACGCCGAGGAGATCCTCGAAGCGGTGACGGGCCAAGAGAGCGTCCGGACGCGCGCGAAGGCGACCCAGCCGGAGTTCGGCATCCGGCAGGGCGACCCGATCGGCGCGAAGGTCACGCTCCGTGGCGACGACGCCGAGGAGTTCCTCGCGACGGCGCTCGAACTCGCACCGATTTCGCGGTCGCAGTTCGACGATACCGGGAACTTCAGTTTCGGCGTCGCCGAGCACACGGAGTTCCCGAGCCAGGAGTACGACCCGAACACCGGGATCTACGGGATGGACGTGACGGTGAACCTCGTCAGACCCGGAAACCGCATCAACAAACGCACGAAGGTCACCCGGAAGATTCCGGGTCGTCACCGCCTCGACACCGAGGACGCGATTGCCTACCTCGAAGCCGAATACGACATGGAGGTACAATGA
- a CDS encoding 50S ribosomal protein L6 gives MIEQRLTIPEGASAEGERFDLTISGENGSVTRRLWYPNVSITVENDEIVLESDAEDAKTTATMNTFASHIENAFHGVSEGWTYEMEVFYSHFPMQVRAEDGDVVIQNFLGEKAPRRTPIRGDTTVEVDDERVTLSGPNKEDVGQTAADIEQLTRVSGKDARVFQDGVYISEKPKREVSAGGQ, from the coding sequence ATGATAGAACAACGACTCACGATTCCGGAGGGGGCAAGCGCCGAGGGAGAGCGCTTCGACCTCACTATCTCCGGCGAGAACGGCAGCGTCACGCGACGACTCTGGTATCCGAACGTCTCCATCACGGTCGAGAACGACGAGATCGTCCTCGAAAGCGACGCCGAGGACGCGAAGACGACCGCGACGATGAACACGTTCGCCAGCCACATCGAGAACGCCTTCCACGGTGTCAGCGAGGGCTGGACCTACGAGATGGAAGTGTTCTACTCACACTTCCCGATGCAGGTCCGTGCCGAGGACGGCGACGTCGTCATCCAGAACTTCCTCGGGGAGAAGGCCCCGCGCCGGACGCCGATTCGTGGCGATACGACTGTGGAAGTCGACGACGAGCGCGTCACGCTCTCGGGACCGAACAAGGAGGACGTCGGCCAGACCGCCGCGGACATCGAACAGCTTACTCGTGTGAGCGGGAAGGACGCCCGGGTGTTCCAGGACGGCGTCTACATCAGCGAGAAACCGAAGCGGGAGGTGAGCGCCGGTGGCCAGTAG
- a CDS encoding ribonuclease P protein component 1 produces the protein MALTPATVARHELRGLHTRVAAASNGSLTGIEGPVVSESEKTLVVEQGGRTKRVPKAGATFEFALEGAEKTEYATVAGERLVANPARRTETTGDSKWR, from the coding sequence ATGGCGCTGACACCCGCGACGGTCGCACGACACGAGCTTCGCGGTCTCCACACGAGAGTCGCCGCGGCGAGCAACGGCTCGCTGACCGGCATCGAGGGACCGGTCGTCTCCGAGAGCGAGAAGACGCTCGTGGTCGAACAGGGCGGACGAACGAAACGAGTACCGAAAGCCGGGGCGACCTTCGAGTTCGCGCTCGAAGGGGCTGAGAAGACGGAGTACGCGACGGTCGCGGGCGAGCGACTCGTCGCGAATCCGGCCCGGCGGACGGAAACGACAGGTGATTCGAAATGGCGTTAG
- a CDS encoding 50S ribosomal protein L22: protein MGISYSVDADPEKTAKAMLRERHMSHKHSKEIAREIKGKTVEDARAYLEAVIAGDQSVPFRSHNTGVGHRNDIDGWDAGRYPEKASGAFLDLLENVGANADHAGFEPDEMTIAHVAAHKVGEVQGRKPRAMGRATAWNTPEVDVEMIVEEAEEDEN, encoded by the coding sequence ATGGGAATCAGTTACAGCGTGGACGCGGACCCGGAGAAAACGGCGAAAGCCATGCTCCGCGAGCGCCACATGAGCCACAAGCACAGCAAGGAAATCGCCCGAGAGATCAAGGGAAAGACCGTCGAGGACGCGCGTGCGTATCTCGAAGCGGTCATCGCGGGCGACCAGTCGGTACCGTTCCGGTCGCACAACACCGGCGTGGGCCACCGCAACGACATCGACGGCTGGGACGCCGGCCGCTACCCCGAGAAGGCCTCGGGAGCCTTTCTCGACCTGCTCGAAAACGTCGGCGCGAACGCCGACCACGCGGGTTTCGAACCCGACGAGATGACGATCGCCCACGTCGCCGCCCACAAGGTCGGCGAGGTGCAGGGTCGCAAGCCCCGCGCGATGGGGCGGGCGACGGCGTGGAACACGCCCGAGGTCGACGTCGAGATGATCGTCGAAGAGGCCGAGGAGGACGAGAACTGA
- a CDS encoding 30S ribosomal protein S8 has translation MTDNDPLADALSGLDNAEGVGKLDFTVQPASNTIGSVLEVIYDRGYIDGFEFVDDGRAGTFEVELRGKINRCGVVKPRYSAGADEFEKWEKRFLPARDYGTLIVTTSHGVMSHYEAREQGLGGQVLAYVY, from the coding sequence ATGACCGACAACGACCCGCTCGCCGACGCACTCTCGGGGCTCGACAACGCCGAGGGCGTCGGCAAGCTCGATTTCACCGTGCAGCCCGCCTCGAACACCATCGGCTCCGTCCTGGAGGTCATCTACGACCGCGGCTACATCGACGGCTTCGAGTTCGTCGACGACGGCCGTGCCGGCACGTTCGAGGTCGAACTCAGAGGCAAGATTAACCGCTGTGGCGTCGTCAAGCCCCGGTATTCGGCCGGGGCCGACGAGTTCGAGAAGTGGGAGAAGCGGTTCCTCCCGGCCCGTGACTACGGGACGCTCATCGTCACGACGAGCCACGGCGTGATGAGCCACTACGAGGCCCGCGAACAGGGTCTCGGCGGGCAGGTGCTCGCCTACGTATACTGA
- a CDS encoding 50S ribosomal protein L14 → MEALSADVTQGLEKGSLVTCADNTGARELKVISVAGYSGVKNRHPKAGLGDKITVSVTKGTPEMRRQVLEAVVIRQRKPIRRPDGTRVKFEDNAAVVVDDNEDPRGTELRGPVAREVAERFGSIASAATMIV, encoded by the coding sequence ATGGAAGCGCTCTCGGCGGACGTCACGCAGGGGCTCGAAAAGGGCTCGCTCGTGACGTGTGCGGACAACACGGGCGCACGCGAGCTGAAGGTCATCAGCGTCGCGGGCTACTCGGGCGTGAAAAATCGCCATCCGAAGGCGGGACTCGGCGACAAGATCACCGTCTCGGTGACGAAGGGCACCCCCGAGATGCGCCGCCAGGTTCTGGAAGCGGTCGTCATCCGCCAGCGCAAGCCGATCCGGCGGCCCGACGGCACCAGAGTCAAATTCGAAGACAACGCGGCCGTCGTGGTCGACGACAACGAGGATCCCCGTGGGACCGAACTCCGGGGTCCGGTCGCGCGCGAAGTCGCCGAGCGCTTTGGCTCGATCGCCAGCGCGGCAACGATGATCGTATGA
- the rplX gene encoding 50S ribosomal protein L24, protein MSKQPHKQRTREERAPLHEKHRQVRATLAGDLREEYGKRSARVNAGDTVEVLRGDFAGEAGEVLTVDLRDAVVHVEDVTLETADGEDVPRALDASNLRITGLDLDDDRRESRLEDDDE, encoded by the coding sequence ATGAGTAAACAACCACACAAACAACGGACACGCGAGGAGCGCGCGCCGCTCCACGAGAAGCACAGACAGGTCCGTGCGACGCTCGCGGGCGACCTCCGCGAGGAGTACGGCAAGCGCAGCGCGCGAGTGAACGCGGGCGACACCGTCGAGGTTCTCAGAGGGGACTTCGCCGGCGAGGCGGGCGAAGTGCTGACCGTCGACCTCCGCGATGCGGTCGTCCACGTCGAGGACGTCACCCTCGAAACCGCCGACGGCGAGGACGTCCCGCGGGCGCTCGACGCGAGCAACCTCCGTATCACGGGTCTCGATCTGGACGACGACCGCCGCGAGAGCCGGCTGGAGGACGACGATGAGTAA
- a CDS encoding 30S ribosomal protein S14: MSESETTGEHASKRTGQLEACQRCGRKQGLVGKYDIWLCRQCFREIARGMGFNKYQ; the protein is encoded by the coding sequence ATGAGCGAAAGCGAAACGACGGGCGAGCACGCGAGCAAACGCACGGGCCAGTTGGAGGCCTGCCAGCGCTGTGGACGCAAGCAGGGGCTGGTCGGGAAGTACGACATCTGGCTCTGCCGACAGTGCTTCCGCGAGATCGCCCGCGGCATGGGGTTCAACAAATACCAATGA
- a CDS encoding 30S ribosomal protein S4e has product MSKHQKRLSVPDSWPVERKTATFTVKAGAGPHGEQGVPLLIVLRDVLGYVDNRKEARYALNQGTVLVNGESLDDEERPIGMFDIIDFEQRDEHYRVFPDEGGRLALAPIDAADADSKLGKIVGKGQVPGGNTQLTLHDGHTLEVEGEEYAGSDSIVIDHDDEILAHFPYEEGALVTAVRGQHAGEIGEIDEIQVTPGSSPNNVRASQDDGEGFETIAEYVVVIDENFVEDDEDTVTTTGEDAAAESTDADGGDDE; this is encoded by the coding sequence ATGAGTAAGCATCAAAAGCGGCTCTCGGTGCCCGATTCGTGGCCCGTCGAGCGTAAGACGGCGACGTTCACGGTGAAGGCGGGAGCCGGCCCCCACGGTGAGCAGGGCGTGCCGCTGCTCATCGTGCTCCGGGACGTGCTCGGCTACGTCGACAACAGGAAGGAAGCGCGCTACGCGCTGAATCAAGGCACGGTCCTTGTCAACGGCGAATCGCTCGACGACGAGGAGCGGCCCATCGGCATGTTCGACATCATCGATTTCGAACAGCGCGACGAACACTACCGAGTGTTTCCCGACGAGGGCGGTCGGCTCGCGCTCGCACCCATCGACGCCGCCGACGCGGACTCGAAACTCGGCAAGATCGTCGGCAAGGGGCAGGTTCCCGGCGGGAACACCCAGCTCACGCTGCACGACGGCCACACCCTCGAAGTCGAGGGTGAGGAGTACGCCGGCAGCGACTCCATCGTCATCGACCACGACGACGAGATCCTCGCACACTTTCCCTACGAGGAGGGAGCGCTCGTGACGGCCGTGCGCGGCCAGCACGCCGGCGAGATCGGCGAGATCGACGAAATCCAGGTGACACCAGGAAGTTCGCCGAACAACGTCCGTGCGTCACAGGACGACGGCGAGGGCTTCGAGACGATCGCCGAGTACGTCGTCGTCATCGACGAGAACTTCGTCGAAGACGACGAAGACACCGTCACGACCACCGGCGAGGACGCGGCCGCGGAGTCGACCGACGCCGACGGAGGTGACGACGAATGA
- a CDS encoding 50S ribosomal protein L19e has translation MSDLSAQRRLAADVLDVGKNRVWFDPEAQEEIAEAITREDIRELVTQGTVDAQDAKSNSRGRARERNRQRAAGHRKGPGTRKGTAGARQNSKDAWVSRIRAQRRRLKELREDGTLNRTQYRTLYDKAGGGEFDSVDRLEAFATNEFGVDIEED, from the coding sequence ATGAGTGACCTGAGCGCACAGCGACGGCTCGCGGCCGACGTCCTCGACGTCGGGAAAAATCGGGTGTGGTTCGATCCCGAGGCACAAGAGGAGATCGCCGAGGCGATCACCCGCGAGGACATCCGCGAGCTGGTCACACAGGGAACGGTCGATGCACAGGACGCGAAATCGAACTCGCGCGGTCGCGCACGCGAGCGCAATCGTCAGCGCGCCGCCGGCCACCGGAAGGGTCCGGGGACCCGGAAGGGGACCGCCGGCGCACGACAGAACAGCAAGGACGCGTGGGTGTCACGGATCCGTGCCCAGCGTCGCCGGCTGAAGGAGCTACGGGAGGACGGAACGCTGAACCGAACCCAGTACCGCACGCTGTACGACAAGGCGGGCGGCGGCGAGTTCGACAGCGTCGACAGGTTAGAGGCGTTCGCCACGAACGAATTCGGTGTCGACATCGAGGAGGACTAA